A stretch of DNA from Eriocheir sinensis breed Jianghai 21 chromosome 30, ASM2467909v1, whole genome shotgun sequence:
TTTCACCCATACACGGCCCTGACATGCCCCAAAAGATACTCTGATGTGCCCTCTCAACACTTACACCAGCAGAAGCACACAGCATCAACAGGATAAAAGTATAGGTTACAATCAGAACTGtaatctataaaaaaataaaaataaacattctcTCAAATCGTTTCTATAGCAAGATTTCGCGACCCACCATCACAAGAAATTCTCGTCCCCTgtcaaaacaaaaatatacaaaaatcattCTCACAAGCTGTTTCTATCAAGGCTTCACGACAAACCAGCCTCAGCCTatcctcctcgtcccctctcACAATAATCAGCTTTAAAAATCATTCTCAAGCCGTTTCTAGCAAGACTTAGCGACCCACCAACCACAGCAAACCCACCTCGTCCCCACTCACAATAATCAGCTATAAAAATCATTCTCAAGCCGTTTCTGTCCCCACTCACAATAATCAGCTATAAAAATCATTCTCAAGCCGTTTCTAGCAAGACTTCGCGACCCACCAACCACAGCAAACCCACCTCGTCCCCACTCACAATAATCAGCTATAAAAATCATTCTCAAGCCGTTTCTAGCAAGACTTCGCGACCCACCAGCCTCAGTTCAACCCTCCTCGTCCCCACTCACAATAATCAGCTATAAAAATCATTCTCAAGCCGTTTCTAGCAAGACTTCGCGACCCACCAGCCTCAGTTCAACCCTCCTCGTCCACTTTCAGAACTGTAGTCTATAAAAATCATTCAAGTCGTTTCTATAGCCAAGACTCAGCGATCCACCACCCTCAGTACATTCTCCTCGTCCCCTGTGCCCTGTGTCATATGTCCTTGGCTCTCCTCCgtccttgcctccttctcctcctaccctctccttctccccatccttctccctccctagCCACCCCAGCCTAGCGTCTCCCCCACTATTAGCTTCTCCCCcggctcctctccctccctcaccatcttATATCTCACTCCGACGGTAGATTAGTGGAGATaatagaagataagagagagagagagagagagagagagagagagagagagagagagttgttatcTAATGTGTTACTGGTTATTGTGGAGGTTGGtcagctgcacacacacacacacacacacacacacacactcaaggctGTTGCTGTGTCGGAGTGCCTCTCGCCTCTCATTGGTCAGATCGGGTGGCCTGCCGCTATCCCTGGCCGCTGATTGGTGGACGCCCGCACACACCCACCACCCcgaggacaggagagagagagagagagagagagagagagagagagaatattattgaAGTGAAGTCTAAGGTAATTCATCTCCTAATATCCTTGGAGTTgggaatgattctctctctctcacacacactctctctctctctctctctctctctctctctctctctctctctctctctctctctctctctgtatttacctAGAATTTgatttaaagaagggaatttataagaaaataaagaatggtgaaacacatctcaggggccggtatgtcgaactatctagattagtgaagaaaaacaccagggtagCATAAAAGGGGTATGAGATCAAAGCAGCAaaagaggcgaaaagtaatcctaagggcttctttcagatgtatagaacaaaaacaagggagaaaatcggaccgctgaaagcaaacacaggcgagctagtggaaaattacgaaaatatgagcacattgttgaacgactacctcctttcagtattcacacaagaggatcgaacgactattccggaaagggttcaggtgtacgagggcaggtttttttttttttttacgttgctgcctattgcgccggtagacatcttcccggcggggcctgatggtcggcccaaggcttcttccaggtggggcctgatggtcggcccagcccgttctggcgcaggcgagtgtttatagtggcgccatcttgcattggctcatgctgccccccggaactcgttcttgattcgcttggacggcttcctctagagtccgggttgatgggtggtcttcaggacagcatgtgggtagttttaagccactcggcggtgactgaaaaatccgaggtggtagcgtggggattcgaacccgcgtcgtccatcacgcggtgaatgtgggcccagtacgctaccagttcagccaccgcctacccatggcgataaattgagggatataatcattaccaggcaagtagttcaggatgagatagataagcttaagaagaataagtcgccatgTCCAGACGAGATATTTCCGCGAGTATTAAAGGAATGCAATGaggtaatcagtgacccactaaccgacatctttaagatgtcggtaaatactggtttggtttggttaagtataattaggttaggtttggtttggtataATTAGGCTAAGTATAAGGTTAGAGGAAGACTTAAAACAGCGCATAACGCcattgaaaagcaaagtgtgcGAATAAGCAGAAGAGGATATCAAGATGAAGACGTACGAGGCGACACAAAGCGAtgtagcaaaagaagaagaaaacaagaagaatcaagaAGAAAATCTGCAGAACAGCTCCCAGATTCTTCACCATTTCACCTCCCAAGCACACggattagacaaggctttcgcagcaggagttgtaagcatttccaggagtagttttacgaccctggtaGTAAATAATGTTACAACCGGCTACCGTCTTTCGTCTTAAGTTCTGCCCTGTGTGGAGatgaggcagggtgaggcagggtgaagCAGGGTGAGGCTAGGGTGAAGCAGGGTGAAGCAGGGTGAGGCTAGGGTGAAGCAGGGTGAAGCAGGGGGAGGctagggtgaggcagggtgaggcTAGGGTGAAGCAGGGGGAGGctagggtgaggcagggtgacgCTAGGGTGAAGCAGGGGGAGGCAGGGTGAAGCAGGGGGAGGCTAGGGTGAAGCAGGGGGAGGCAGGGTGAAGCAGGGGGAGGCAAGGGTGaagcagggtgaggcagggtgaggcagggtgaagCAGGGTGAAGCAGGGGGAGGCAGGGTGAAGCAGGGGGAGGCTAGGGTGAAGCAGGGGAAGGctagggtgaggcagggtgaggtTAGGGTGAAGCAGGGTGAGGCAAGGGTGAAGCAGGGGGAGGCAGGGTGAAGCAGGGGGAGGCTAGGGTGAAGCAGGGTGAAGCAGGGTGAGGCTAGGGTGAAGCAGGGTGTTGTATATAGTTAGAccattcttctgtgccatgatgGTGAAAACAACACTCATGCAAAcacaactgatctccttttttgcctttggaaatagttgatgccaAAGGCGGAGATTTACAAGGCCAGGAACAACTATTGAGGGAAATGGAGTTAGCTTCTGtatcctctccctacctcttatCACCCTTATTtaagtctctcccttcccttttactcccCTCTATCGACGTCTGTCCGTACcccctcccctttcatctccttcccctacACTCCCCTCTACCGGCCCCCATCGTACCCCGtcccccttcccctacactcCCCTCTACCGGCCCCCATCGTACCCCGtcccccttcccctacactcCCCTCTACCGGCCCCCATCGTACCCCGtcccccttcccctacactcCCTTATACCGGCCCCCATCGTACCCCGtcccccttcccctacactcCCACCAGGCCCCCATCGTACCCCGTCCCCTTCCCTACACTCCCTCTACCGGCCCCCATCGTGcccgtcccccttccccccctctaccGGCCCCCATCACCCCGTCCCCTTCCCCTACACTCCCCTCTACCATTCCATCGTACCCGTCCCCCATCCTaccgtccccttccctccctacccccattgtaccccgtcccccttcccctacactcCCCTCTACCGGCCCCCATCGTACCCCGTCCCCCTTCCCTACTCCCCACTACCGGCCCCCATCGTACCccgtccccctttcccccctacaCTCCCCTCTACCGGCCCCCATCGTACCCCGtcccccttcccctacactcCCCTCTACCGGCCCCATCGTGCCCGTCGTCCCCTTCCCCTACACTCCCTCTACCGGCCCCATCGTACCCGTCCCCTTCCCCTACACTCCCTCTACCATTATCGTGCCCCGtcccctcccctcacactccTTCTACCGGCCCCATCACCccgtccccttcccctacctccctctaCCAGCCCCATCGTACCCCtgtccccttcccctacctccccctaCTGGCCCCCATTGTACCCcgtctcccttcccctacactcCCCTCTACCGGCCCCATCGTACCCCTGTCCCCTTCCCTACACTCCCCTCTACCGGCCCCATCGTACccgtccccttcccctaccctctaCCGGCCCCCGtccccccatccttcccctacccccccactcccctctaccatcccccttcccctacctccctctaCCATCGTACCCCGTCCCCCTTCCACTACACTCCCCTCTACCGGCCCCCATCGTACCccgtccccttcccctacctccccatTGTGCCCCGTCCCCTACACTCCCCTCTGCCCCCATCATGCCGTCCCCTTCCCTACACTCCCTCTACCGGCCCCATCATACCCCGTCCCCTTCCCTACACTCCCTCTACTGGCCCCCATCATACCCGTCCCCTTCCCCTACACTCCCAGCCCCATCGTACCCCGTCCCCTTCCCCTACACTCCCTCTACCGGCCCCATGCCCcgtccccccttcccctacactcCCCTCTACCATTACGTCCTTCCCCTTCTACTCCCCTCTACCGGCCCCCATCGTAccccgtccccttcctcctcctctaccatcgtaccccgtcccccttcccctacactcCCCTCTACCGGCCCCCATCGTACCCATCGTGCCCGTCCCCTTCCCTACAGCCCCATCCccgtccctacctccctctctcctccccatcgtACCCCGTCCCCTTCCCTACACTCCCTCTACCGGCCCCCATCGTACCCCGTCCCCTTCTACTCCCCTCTGGCCCCCATCGtgccccttcccctacctcccctctaCCGGCCCCATCGTGCCCGTCCCCTTCTATACCTCTCCCTCTACCGGCCCCATCGTGCCGTCCCCCTTCCTACACTCCCTCTACCGGCCCCATCGTACCCCGTCCCCCTTCTACTCCCCTCTACCGGCCCCCATCGTGCCCCGTCCTTCCCCACTCCTCTACCAGCCCCATCGTACCCcgtcccccttcactcccctctacCGGCCCCATCATCGTGCCCCGTCCCCCTTCCCCATCATTGTCCCCTACACTCCCCTCTACCGGCCCCCATCGTACCCCGtcccccttcccctacactccccatccccccttccctacACTCCCCTCTACCCCCCCATCGTTGCCCGTCCCCTCCCTACTCCCCTCTACCGGCCCCATCATtaccccgtccccttcccttatACCCTCCCCCATTCCATTACCCCGTCCCCTTCCCTACACTCCCTCTACCGACCCCCATCGTACCCCGtcccccttcccttacacttccctCTACCGGCCCCATCGTACCCGTCCCCTTCCCTACACTCCCTCTGGCCCCATCGTACCCCgtccccttccttacttccctctacCGGCCCCCATCGTACCCCGtcccccttcccttacacttccctCTACCGGCCCCCATCATTGCCGTCCCCTTCCTTACACTCCCCTCTACCGGCCCCCATCGTACCCCGtcccccttcccctacactcCCCTCTACCGGCCCCCATTGTACCCCGtcccccttcccctacactcCCTCTACCGGCCCCCATCGTACCCCGtcccccttcccctacactcCCTTATACCGGCCCCCATCGTGCCCGTCCCCTTCCCTACACTCCCCTCTACCGGCCCCCATCGTACCCCGTCCCCCATCCCCTACACTCCCCTCTATCAGCTTCCATccgtttcccctccctctcctgccccctATCCTACACCTCCCTACACCAccattgattaaatcactgaacccaggcagcctagtaatgagccaacaggctttctgctgcctgctagtccatgtttccatgtttccatgcttcaCCTACTCCCCAAGCAGCAAGCACCCCACACAGTCCATGGATAATACTGCACATGAAGACCGCCGTATGTATTCCCCTACCAGCAAAAAAGGTCACTGTCGCAGGAGTGTATTTTTTACTGTTAGTGTTGCTGAGGCTTGGCGGGCGGGGCTTACATGCCAAGGGAATGAAAACAGGGTAACACTCGTATCACCAAACGTTCGGGGCTCTTGTTACAAAAGTTTTTCTTAAGGTCAGAAAGGAAATTCGTCGGGCTGTCATGAGTGTTGTTTccgttcacggcgcagaagctTTCCAAAACTACCTCAGTCAGCCTCAAGAAACCAccaatggaaaccccgacaacttctgcCTTTTGAAATATAGATGGACTAAGGCTTCCAAGAGTTTAATGATAATGCCTCTTCTTGTATAGTGTTTGCAAGCGCTGGCGAGGCTGCCCATTACGTCATCGTCTTGGCCTTCGTTAATACGAGGATTTCCGCTACgggatgtggtggtggcggtggtggtagcagcagtagtagtagtggaagtaatggtagtagtggtagtagtaggctAGTTGTTATCGTTGTTTCCCGCGACAGTGGAATCAGTTTTGTTTTAGCGTTTTCCGTAACCGCAATAATGAtattagtaataaaaaaaattatagctCCAATAGTAGTCGTATATCCTAGTAGCTGcaacagtggtgtgtgtgtgtgtgtgtgtgtttaaacttgCGCAGTAACGACAGAGGAAATCCTGGCGTCAAATTACTATCTGAAATCATCACATCTataacacaccacacacacacacacacagtctagcCTCCCCGGAGCCATGAAGAACACCAAGAACACCTCGCTCACCGTCTTCCCGCTGCCGCTGCTGTCACGGGCCCCGCCAAtggtcctgctgctgctgctgctgctgtttggcCCCGGAGGCTCCCCCTGCCACGCCCTGGACTGGGAATGCCGCGCCAATATCACCGTCACGGCTCAAGATACAGCCGAGGTCAACATTACCACTGAACGACACGGAGGCACAGAAATCAAAAGGGCGACGTTGTTCGTGCAGCCCCAGCCAGGCTTCCAGGGCGTCAGTCTCGTGGGGAAGGtttctgatggtgatgctgatgaggTGGTCGTTGCCTGGTTCTCGCTGAACGAGACTTGTCTTCGAGGCTACGACCGCTGGTGGCAGTTGGATGCGGAGGTATATAACCTTACTAACCCATACGGCGTTACCCGTGATCAACTTGTATTTGGCGTGCACGTTGGCCATTGTTACAGTGTGTGTAGTCGCGGCCCCTTCCGCAATGTACTGAGCCTCCAGGTCAGGGCTCACGGCGCCTCACGCTGGAGCCTCACGGACTGTGCCAACAAAACCACTGTGCAGAATATCACATCGCCATCACTGGTGCCCTGCTTGGACCCTCCACCCACACCAGGCGTGCCTCCTCACACCACCAGCCCCACAACCCctgccacaccctcaccacccaaGCCTCATCACACCACCAGCCCCACAACCCctgccacaccctcaccacccaaGCCTCATCACACCACCAGCCCCACAACCCctgccacaccctcaccacccaaGCCTCATCACACCACCAGCCCCACAACCCCTGCCACTGAAACACCTCCCTCTTATGtattggtgggggtgggggtgggggtggccatgctggtggtggtgatcttggtggtggtggtggtggtggtgcgacgGCGGGGACAGCAGATGAAGCCAGAAGGTTGGTGTGTGTTCctattcttttagttttttttgtgtgtgtgtatcttacacacacacacacacacacacacacacacacacacacagtcttaacATAGAGGGAAACTCGGCACCTCATAAAATACATTTCGAGAGAAAGCTGATAAGCGCACAAAGAGGAATGGTGGAAATAATACTGAAGTTACCCGGAGAGGCAGGGAGAATACATCATGGATTAGAGAACAGGCTGTAGGTGCAACAGTACTGCAATGAGAAAGAATGATTAATAGGAGTAAAAAATGGAGCAAAAGAGTAAAAATGTAGTTGGTCAGGTGACAGCATGAGTACGTCGAGCTGCCAACAGACCGAGGACCGAAGTAACACAGTGGCGGCCCGGGAACAGCACAAGTCAGGACAGTTAGAGCGTGACTTTGCCGAGGCAGGATTGAATGCTCTAACGCCAGACAGAGAGGGCTGGAAAACGTTAGGAAAGGCCGTTATCATGCAGTGCTATagtaattgatgatgatgatgatgatgtaatagtagtagtagtagtagtagtagtagtagtagtagcagcagcagtagtagtagtagtagtagtagtagcactagtagtagtggtagtagtagtagtagtagtagcagtagagtctggaaccagtctttgctttctaaactgccctctttcggattctatccctctctctgttcctttatctccagtttcctttccggccgttctatctctgcggtggtagacggtcactgctcttcccctaaacctatcaacagtggcgttccacaggactctgtcctatcacccactctcttcctgttattcatcaatgatcttctttccataacaaactatcctgtccactcgtacgccgacgactccactctgcattattcaacttctttcaatagaagaccatcacaacaggaagtacacgactccagactggaggctgcagaacgcttaacctcagaccttgctatcatttccgattggggcagaaggaaccttgtgtccttcaatgcctcaaaaactcaatttctccacctatcaactcgacacaatcttccaaacacctatcccctattcttcgacaacactcagctgtcacattcttcaacaccaaacatcctcggtctatccttaactcaaaatctcaactggaaacttcatatctcctctctcgctaaatcagcttcctcgaggttgggcgttctgtatcgtctccgccagttcttctcccccgcgcagttgctatccatatacaggggtcttgtccgccctcgtatggagtatgcatctcacgtgtggggggactccacccacacagctcttctggacagagtggagtctaaggatcttcgtctcatcagctctcctcctcctactgatagtcttctacctcttaaattccgccgcgaagttgcctctctttttatcttctatcgatacttccatgctgactgctcttctgaacttgctaactgcatgcctccccccctcccgcggccccgctgcacacgactttctactcatgctcatccctatactgtccaaattccttatgcaagagttaaccagcatcttcactctttcatccctcacgctggtaaactctggaacaatcttccttcatctgtatttcctcctgcctacgacttgaactctttcaagaggagggtatcaggacacctctcctcccgaatttgaccttgcttttggccacctcttctgattcttttatgggagcagcgattagcgggcttttttatattttttttttgtgtgcccttgagctgcctcctttgttgtaaataaaaaaaaattaaaaaagtagtagtagtagtagtagtagtagtaataggaattgtagtagtagtaataggtatAATAGCAGCAACAGTtccctatcattatcatcatcagcaatccTAAAGGCCAGTCATACCATGCCTCCGACAGACGCAGACCAGCAGCGAACTAGTCCAGCGGCGCCCggcgtgagggaggaggtggtcaacagcctgtacgagccctttgacCGCCCTGCACCGTCCTGCGTGACGGAGGAGGTGgtcaacagcctgtacgagccctttgacCGCCCTGCACCGTCCTGCGTGACGGAGGAGGTGgtcaacagcctgtacgagccctttgacCGCCCTGCACCGTCCtgcgtgagggaggaggtggtcaacagcctgtacgagccctttgacCGCCCTGCACCGTCCtgcgtgagggaggaggtggtcaacagcctgtacgagccctttgacCGTCCTGCACCGTCCtgcgtgagggaggaggtggtcaacagcctgtacgagccctttgacCGCCCTGCACCGTCCtgcgtgagggaggaggtggtcaacagcctgtacgagccctttgacAGCCTGCGCCAGCCGCCCCCAGCCGTCACCGCCCCCACACACCTCCAGaagtgatgatgacggtggtgaaggtgttagaggtggtggtggtgatgatggtggtggtagtgttaatactggtagaggtggtggtgatggtggtaggcaTTCACATTCTGTTCGCTCTAGCCCCGTACATAAGCCCCGCCCACTCGAGCCCaacacctttctcccatcggggcagccagattcggaaggctcctcaacgacgcagtacgtgtcatccgagcaaaaaacgagtcacagccacgtccctccaccccgcccgtgtaaatagacgccgtgcatcgcaacaaacccgtaaccgtgatcccgcaagtaccaccacctctataaccaagcctctagataacttaaaaatccttagtttcaatgcgcgtagcctaagaaacaaatttgatgaactgagatgtcttgctctaacagaaaattttgacataattgctataaccgaaacatttatcgacaccacaaatattgatttaagttccgaatacaacatagatggctacagactcttcaacaaagatcgtgtaaaccgtagaggcggtggcgtcgccctttatgtcaaaagctatttgcaacccactgacaaaacaccgggaaacagtaacgttgaacatttgtgcgtgcgagtaaacattgcaaaagtcaatttaaatatatctgtcacctacagacctcccgggcaatcactcgatgacgaccttgaaatgtacagcgtcttaaggcagtcacttaataacaacgactcactgatattagtagactttaacctccccatatcgactgggcgacactgtcaggtacagaaggcgagtcacatagaatgatcgaatttctagaagaaaattatctaagccaaatggtttctgagccaactcgacaaaataatatactcgaccttgttataacgacccaagataacctagtcagtagtgtcacggtaggagaacacctcggttcttgcgatcataaattagtgcgcgtcgacattagagctcaatcatcagtgactgaaaataaagtaaaggtgcccaatttcaaaagagctaacttcgtagaaatccgacaaaaactaacagaaatacaactatcagatgacggcaacgtagatgaagcctggctaagctttaaaaatcacttactcactcagcagaacacattcgtccccttgtgcgagaagcgaattaacactaataaaagcccaccgtggtttaatagcgaaattaaacaatcggtcaatgaaagaaaattgttttacaggttgaagaaagaacaaagcacgcccgaaaacattagactttataatgatgccaggcgacgagtaaaaagactagtaggtcaggcaaagcgtagatatgaagaaaatattgcagccaactgtaaaataatccgaaatctttcttcagttacataaacaacagaaaggcgatcaaaagtggtattggacctttaacaaacagcgacggtgcactagtgactgacagccaacacattgcaaacctcttaaacaattacttttcctcggtgtttaatactaacagtcttcctctctaccaccaacaccagtactattgtaaatctcgagcatgcattgcctaattttgaaataacaaccgatgaagtccttaaagctctccattcacttaaaacaaataaaagtcccggacccgacaaagtatatcctatactgcttaaagaaacaaagagcgaaatactctcctccctcactaccgtattcaatatgtccttgcgacaaggcatcgtctcttcggattggaaaaaggctaacgtgacaccgatttttaagaaaggagacaaaaaaataccaggtaactaccgacccattagtctaacttcaattgtaggtaagctactcgagagcataattagagacaaaattgtgagttacctcgaaagccactcattaattggagattcacaacatggcttccgtaacaaaagatcctgcctgtcaaacctactgaccttttataacgatctcttctcaatttatgacgtaaccaaatcagtggacgttgtctatcttgatttccagaaagcgtttgataaagtcccacatcataaattactttataaattaaagcaaataggtattgacggtcaagtaaaccaatggatcgcgaattggttgagcaacagacaacaaagagttgtgaatgacggatttaactcagagtgggcgccggtcactagtggcgtccctcagggctcggttcttggcccagtgctcttcattatttacatcaacaacgtggatgttggactcaataatcgcattagtaaatttgcagacgacacaaagattggtaactcggttctcactgacgaagacaggcaaagcctccaagaggatttgcacaaaatttcagcttggtcggataaatgggaaatgccctttaacgtagacaagtgccaggtcct
This window harbors:
- the LOC127005646 gene encoding mucin-1-like isoform X1, with the protein product MKNTKNTSLTVFPLPLLSRAPPMVLLLLLLLFGPGGSPCHALDWECRANITVTAQDTAEVNITTERHGGTEIKRATLFVQPQPGFQGVSLVGKVSDGDADEVVVAWFSLNETCLRGYDRWWQLDAEVYNLTNPYGVTRDQLVFGVHVGHCYSVCSRGPFRNVLSLQVRAHGASRWSLTDCANKTTVQNITSPSLVPCLDPPPTPGVPPHTTSPTTPATPSPPKPHHTTSPTTPATPSPPKPHHTTSPTTPATPSPPKPHHTTSPTTPATETPPSYVLVGVGVGVAMLVVVILVVVVVVVRRRGQQMKPEDADQQRTSPAAPGVREEVVNSLYEPFDRPAPSCVTEEVVNSLYEPFDRPAPSCVTEEVVNSLYEPFDRPAPSCVREEVVNSLYEPFDRPAPSCVREEVVNSLYEPFDRPAPSCVREEVVNSLYEPFDRPAPSCVTEEVVNSLYEPFDRPAPSCVTEEVVNSLYEPFDRPAPSCVREEVVNSLYEPFDRPAPSCVREEVVNSLYEPFDRPAPSCVREEVVNSLYEPFDRPAPSCVREEVVNSLYEPFDRPAPSCVREEVVNSLYEPFDRPAPSCVREEVVNSLYEPFDSLRQPPPAVTVPTHLQK
- the LOC127005646 gene encoding mucin-1-like isoform X37 yields the protein MKNTKNTSLTVFPLPLLSRAPPMVLLLLLLLFGPGGSPCHALDWECRANITVTAQDTAEVNITTERHGGTEIKRATLFVQPQPGFQGVSLVGKVSDGDADEVVVAWFSLNETCLRGYDRWWQLDAEVYNLTNPYGVTRDQLVFGVHVGHCYSVCSRGPFRNVLSLQVRAHGASRWSLTDCANKTTVQNITSPSLVPCLDPPPTPGVPPHTTSPTTPATPSPPKPHHTTSPTTPATPSPPKPHHTTSPTTPATPSPPKPHHTTSPTTPATETPPSYVLVGVGVGVAMLVVVILVVVVVVVRRRGQQMKPEDADQQRTSPAAPGVREEVVNSLYEPFDRPAPSCVTEEVVNSLYEPFDRPAPSCVTEEVVNSLYEPFDRPAPSCVREEVVNSLYEPFDRPAPSCVREEVVNSLYEPFDRPAPSCVREEVVNSLYEPFDRPAPSCVTEEVVNSLYEPFDRPAPSCVREEVVNSLYEPFDRPAPSCVREEVVNSLYEPFDSLRQPPPAVTVPTHLQK
- the LOC127005646 gene encoding mucin-1-like isoform X18; this encodes MKNTKNTSLTVFPLPLLSRAPPMVLLLLLLLFGPGGSPCHALDWECRANITVTAQDTAEVNITTERHGGTEIKRATLFVQPQPGFQGVSLVGKVSDGDADEVVVAWFSLNETCLRGYDRWWQLDAEVYNLTNPYGVTRDQLVFGVHVGHCYSVCSRGPFRNVLSLQVRAHGASRWSLTDCANKTTVQNITSPSLVPCLDPPPTPGVPPHTTSPTTPATPSPPKPHHTTSPTTPATPSPPKPHHTTSPTTPATPSPPKPHHTTSPTTPATETPPSYVLVGVGVGVAMLVVVILVVVVVVVRRRGQQMKPEDADQQRTSPAAPGVREEVVNSLYEPFDRPAPSCVTEEVVNSLYEPFDRPAPSCVREEVVNSLYEPFDRPAPSCVREEVVNSLYEPFDRPAPSCVTEEVVNSLYEPFDRPAPSCVTEEVVNSLYEPFDRPAPSCVREEVVNSLYEPFDRPAPSCVREEVVNSLYEPFDRPAPSCVREEVVNSLYEPFDRPAPSCVREEVVNSLYEPFDRPAPSCVREEVVNSLYEPFDRPAPSCVREEVVNSLYEPFDSLRQPPPAVTVPTHLQK
- the LOC127005646 gene encoding mucin-1-like isoform X25; its protein translation is MKNTKNTSLTVFPLPLLSRAPPMVLLLLLLLFGPGGSPCHALDWECRANITVTAQDTAEVNITTERHGGTEIKRATLFVQPQPGFQGVSLVGKVSDGDADEVVVAWFSLNETCLRGYDRWWQLDAEVYNLTNPYGVTRDQLVFGVHVGHCYSVCSRGPFRNVLSLQVRAHGASRWSLTDCANKTTVQNITSPSLVPCLDPPPTPGVPPHTTSPTTPATPSPPKPHHTTSPTTPATPSPPKPHHTTSPTTPATPSPPKPHHTTSPTTPATETPPSYVLVGVGVGVAMLVVVILVVVVVVVRRRGQQMKPEDADQQRTSPAAPGVREEVVNSLYEPFDRPAPSCVTEEVVNSLYEPFDRPAPSCVTEEVVNSLYEPFDRPAPSCVREEVVNSLYEPFDRPAPSCVREEVVNSLYEPFDRPAPSCVREEVVNSLYEPFDRPAPSCVTEEVVNSLYEPFDRPAPSCVREEVVNSLYEPFDRPAPSCVREEVVNSLYEPFDRPAPSCVREEVVNSLYEPFDRPAPSCVREEVVNSLYEPFDSLRQPPPAVTVPTHLQK
- the LOC127005646 gene encoding mucin-1-like isoform X42 yields the protein MKNTKNTSLTVFPLPLLSRAPPMVLLLLLLLFGPGGSPCHALDWECRANITVTAQDTAEVNITTERHGGTEIKRATLFVQPQPGFQGVSLVGKVSDGDADEVVVAWFSLNETCLRGYDRWWQLDAEVYNLTNPYGVTRDQLVFGVHVGHCYSVCSRGPFRNVLSLQVRAHGASRWSLTDCANKTTVQNITSPSLVPCLDPPPTPGVPPHTTSPTTPATPSPPKPHHTTSPTTPATPSPPKPHHTTSPTTPATPSPPKPHHTTSPTTPATETPPSYVLVGVGVGVAMLVVVILVVVVVVVRRRGQQMKPEDADQQRTSPAAPGVREEVVNSLYEPFDRPAPSCVTEEVVNSLYEPFDRPAPSCVTEEVVNSLYEPFDRPAPSCVREEVVNSLYEPFDRPAPSCVREEVVNSLYEPFDRPAPSCVREEVVNSLYEPFDRPAPSCVREEVVNSLYEPFDRPAPSCVREEVVNSLYEPFDSLRQPPPAVTVPTHLQK